The window CTGCCCAGAATACTTTCCCCTAGATAACCACATGCTTCAGTCCCTTACATCCTTCAAGTGTTTAAATATCACTTTCCCAATGAGATTGTCTCTGACCACTCAACTTAGAGTTGCAAAAATTCCCCAGCAGCCTCCAAAgccttttccctactttatttttcttcttatcacTTATCTCCTAAAGTGCCTTCTAGGGACTTCACTagaagcacaggtttgatccctggtagagaaagtaagagaggagggcagggcaacccactccagtattcttgcctggagaatccccatagacagaggagcctggggggctatagtccatggggttgcaaagagtcagacacgactgagcacagcatggAGGAACTGAGATTGGACATGCTGAACGGTgcggccaaaaaaagaaataaaaggtaatgAAAGGCCTTCTCTTCTCCTAGGGTCTTGTTCACTGTCTTCCGTTAACTGTCAGCTCCACTAGGCCAAGGGCTTGTGTCTATTTGGTTCACCACTGCATCATCCCCAGGACCTAGAACCATACCTCGTAGGTACTTAGGAAATACTTGACTATAATGAAACCCAGTGAGGTTAAAGACACGTGACTCAAGACGGGCCAATGATAGCAGTGTAGTGACATTCCCTTGGCTCTGAGTGATTCATTCAGAGATGGACATGTAACTTGATCCATGCCAATGGGAATCTTTGCCGGGATAATGGTATACTTATGACGAGTATATCAAAACTCAACAACTTGTGTGCTTTAAACATGTACTGGTTCTTATGCATCACTTACACTTCAATAAAGTTGGAAACAATTGTAAAGTAGATACACAATAGACAAAGTATTAAATCAGTAGCAGCTTACAAATATCTACGAAGTGAGTGGTTTTAAAAATCCAGTATTGGTGGAAAACAAATGGTTGTGTCTATGCTTTAAAACATTAAGACAACATTAGCAATAGGACTTTCTGCAATTGTTGATTCCATGTTCTGTATCTGCACTGTCCAAAACAGCTGCCACATGTGGCTGTgaacatttgaaatgtggctagtgggactaataactgaatttttaatgtattaatttaattaaCTCCATTAAGGTGAAAAGTCACATGCTGTTATTGTCACATACTGCCACAGCACAGCTTTACaactaaaagtttttaaaaaaaaagttatttgaaaaaaaaactgtatagtTGATATACGCTGAGCATACTCTGACATACGCTGAGCCGTGCACCCTTTATTACCTTATAAGATGCATTTTATGGAATTAACaaccccattttactgatgaggaaactgaggctcagaaaaggatATAGATAACTTAACCTGATTTTAACAGTGAGGACTGGTTGAGCTAGGATTGGGGCTAAGGTGTCTTTGACTCCAAGACAGGGCCCTGCCTTCTGCCTGCCCACCCACCCATAGTCCAAcctccacccctcccacctcactgccCTCACCTCACCTCCAGCCCACTAGTTGCCTGCTACCCTTTTCTTGAACTCCTCATTGAGCAGGTTCACAATTGTCTGTAGCTTGGCCTCATCCACAAAGCCATCTCCATTCTGGGCACAGAAGGGAAAGAGCACAGACATGTAGGTCTCTCACCCCCTGGGagctccagcctccctccctgtccaGGAACCTTGCTCAGAGTCACCTTCTTTGAATGTACCAGTTTCCCATCCACAAACACTTCAAACTCCCCTGTAGCCTGGGCAgatatttcctcctcctggggagggAATGTTGGAGGTTAGTGGAGGCAAAGAACTCCCCTCCAAGTCCCTTGGGGGGTCTTGGAGCCCTGATTGCCCCCCCCCACTCTCCCAAGCTACCAGCACACTCACGAAGATTAGAGAGTTTGGAAATTGCTGCTCCAGACTCTTTCTCAGTAGGATGTACTGTGGGGAGGAGACAGGATTATGTGGTTATGGGATCACAGGGTCATAGGTCTTGAGGGGAGGGAAAACAGGAACCCCTTCCAGACATCGTGGCCCAaactccccccacctccaaagCCAAAACTACTTACCCGCAGGCTGTAGCTTCAGAGGCCACTGGAGGccgagggcagagaggagggaggcagagagaggtggaAGGAAGATACATCATTAGAATCTCCTGAAGTCCAGAGAGACACTATGAAGAGCTAAGTCAGATCTTGTCCTTCCCCTGCTCAGAAGCATCTGAACACAAAAAGAACACAGTCCTCCCCATGGTCCACAAGCCCCGACAGGATCCATCCCCATCACCTCTCTGCTTCATCTCTTCCCTCTGTCCCTCTGGCTCCAGCCACAGGGACCTCCTAGCCCTTCTTCCAACACTCCAGGCATGCCTTGCCTCAGGATCTTTGTACTGGCTGTTGTCTCTGCAGAATActctttccctggtagctcaaaggCTCCTTCTCACCCCTCTTTCAGATCTTTGGCCAAGTATTGCCTCCTTGAGGATACTCCAGCTAACCtgtgacaccccccccccaagaTGCCTTTTGTCCATAGCGCTGGTCACCTTCTAAGATACTAGATAACTTGCTGTGTGCTGTGTTTATTGCCCATTCCTGCCCCTCCACATCAGAATGTCAGTGCCACGGGCATCTTTGTCTTATTCACTGCTGTGTCTCTTATGCTGAGAATAGGGTCAGCACATGGCAGGTGCTGAATAAATGGTTGTtcagtgaataaaataatgaatgaatccatggagtcagagaaagagaaagaagatggggaattccctggtggtccagtggttaaaatttcaCACTTCCACTGACGGGTGCGCGGGTTTGAtctttgatccttggtcagggaagctTTGCATGAAGCACAGGTTTGaccaaaaaaaggaggaggaggaggagatgggcaGAGAAaaagaggtgggggagaggggggaagagagagagaaggagaaagagctaTACATCacaaggggaaaggaaaagagacagtGAGTTGGAGAGAGAGCTAGAGAAAGACCATCACATGGtgggggggcagggctgggggggaCTGGAGGGGAAGACAAAGCCTCACCTCCGGCCACATTCAGTCCTGGGTCTCAAGGAAGTCAAGGAAGGTCACTGCTGTTTACTCTTGTCATTGACACAAAGATTCTGCTCTGGGATCACAAATGTGGACCCCTCTGGCCTTTGTATTGGATATTCCCCCTTTCCCTTGCTACCCGGGTCCCCCTAGTTCTATctgaccctccccaccccacttggTAGCCTCATCACTGAGAAGTTGCAGCCTAAGACCCACCTCCCAAGAAAGGCTGCTTCTAAGCCCTCAGCCTCTGAAGTTCTCCCAttcctcctcttcccttttcctgCCCCCATCTCCTGCCCCGACCCCAGTAAAACATGGCTTGGCTCAGCCCTCTATCTCCTGAAGGCCTGGCCCGCAGCAGCaggagagtgaatgaatgaacccaGAGCTCTCCCGTCCCAAAGAGAATAGCAGGCCCAGAGGCAGAAGCAGGTGTGGGCAGGGACAGCTCCTTACCAGTAGACCACTCGAATCATGATCTTGTTTTCTGCTTTGAGGCTCCCACTGATGGAGGCTAATGCAGGAACCGGTAAGATGGCCTGGATGGCCCCTAGGATGGGCGTCCCTGGGACATGTCCAGAAGAAGCAGCTATCAACTTGGTGGCCGATGGGTCTGTCCTCAGAGGGGACCCGCGGGATGGGGACCGCAAGTCGGTGGCCAGTGGAGTAAGAGCAGGAAGGGGCTCTTGGATGGGAGGAAATCCATTGGTGGCTGATGAAACCTGCTTCACCCTCGGGGTTGGCTCAAGGTTCTTGGCAGGTGACACAGTGAGCGTGGGTTCAAGTTCCAGGGGCGGGCCCGAAGGCAGAGTCGAGTCGGGGAGGGATTCCAAGGCAGAAATCAGGACCCGAGATGGGATCAGGGTTGGGATGGGGTCCGGAGTTGGAATCTGGACCGGAGTCGGAAACCGGATCAGTGTTGGGGTCCCGATCGGTGTCGGGGGCCGGACAGGAGTCGGGAGCCGGACAGGAGTCGGGGGCCGGACGGGAGTCGGGGGCCGGAGCGGAGTCGAGGGCGGGACAGGAGTTGGGGTCCGGGCCGGAGTTGGGGTCCGGGCCGGAGTTGAGGGCGGGATCGGAGTTTGGGTCCGGACCGGAGTTGAGGGCGGGACCGGAGTTGGGGTCCGGGCCGGAGTTGGGGTCCGGATGGGGGTCAGGGTCCGGATGAGAGCCGGCGTCCGGACCAGAGTCGTGATCCGGGTCGGGCCCGAGTTCGGGCCCGGAGTCGGAGTCCGAACCTGGATGGAGGTCTTGCGCAGGGTCGAACCCCGGACCGGAGTCGAGGCCCGGACCGGGGTAGGGGCTGGGGTCCGCGGCTGGTTGTTCATGGGGTCTCGGGGCGCACCCCCGGTAGCCGGGGTGGGGATCCCACCCGACCCTCCTGCCTTGGGGCGGGAAGAGCCTCATCCGCACGGGATTCTAGCAACCACAATGGGGCGCTGTTGCGCGGGGTTCCATTGGGCGCGCGGATTCTACCGCCCTGAGCCGGGGAGGCGGCAGGGATCTCTGGATCTCACCTGATAACTCCCATCCCCTGAATCCCTACCTCCAGTTACCAACGTCCTTAATGTTCAGGCATTCACTACATGTTTATCGAAAGCCTGCAATGTGCGCCTTCCTGAGCTGGGCGACTCTTCGGACACAGCAGTCAGGAAAGACCGGGTCCGGAGATCAGGCTCCCTGTCCAGTAGGGGAGACGTGCGTGTGGCCGACTCtatgatcccagggactgtagcccgccaggctcctctatccatgggattctccaggcaagaatactggagtgggctgccatttcctcttccaggggttcttcctgacccaggaatggagcctgtgtctcttggactggcaggcggattctttaccagggagccacctgcaaagcccaggGGAGACACACCCCTTACCAAACAATGACATTCCAGTGAGGTCAGAGTGAGCGTGgtggaggcagaggcagaggagtTAGAGATATGGTGAGGAAACATGGGGACTCGGGGGACCCCAGCAGAGGTGCTAGAGTAAGTCTGAGgcaatcagagaaggcttcctagaAGAGGTGACCTGGAGAAGAACAACAGATCTCACACTCACATAGCACTAAATGCTATACACATGCCCATAGCTGGGacgtggcagaaccaggattcaaaccacaGCTCTCAGACTCCAGGGTCCGGACACAGAACCCTGGGTACAGGGCTCTTATCACACTGTGAGCTCCTCCATGGTGGGAACTTGTCTGACTCACTGCTGAATCCCCAGCTCCTACAACAaggcctggcatacagtaggcactcaataaatctgtctttttattttgaaacagttttttttaatataattttatttatttttgactgtgctgggtcttcgttgttgctcaggctttcctctagttgcagtgaacggggactattctctagttgtgctcaggcttctcactgcagtgacttctcgttaaggagcacgggctctaggatgTGCAGAGGCTTCAGGAATtacagttcccaggctctagagcatgggctcagaagttgtggcacacgggcttacttgctccatggcatgtaggatctttccagaccagggatcgaacccatgcctcctgcattggcaaatggcaggttctttaccactgagccaccagggaagcccctgaaacaGCTGTTAACACTTACCAGAAACTGGGAAAATAGTACAGAGAATCCCAGTGTCACTTTCACTCAGCTTTCCTCAATAACAACATCTTAAGTAACCACAGTAAGTTATCAAAACCAACTAGTCCAATACTATTAGGTCAGGTACAGACCTTATTCAGATTCATGGAAGAGTTTCAAGCAGAAGCCTACTGTGCTTCTCAACCTCTGAGAGTCCTTCCTGTGGTAAATTTTGGGCCTGGGTTCCCAAAACCAGGAGGATCAAGAAAGACTGAACTTTCTGTGTGATGCTGGGTAAGCCTCTACCACATCTTTGGGCTTCAGTTTGCCCCTCTGTGAAATGAACTTGAAACAGGCTTTCCTCTTATAGCATAATACTGagaactaacatttactgagcagctATCATATGCCAGCCTCTGTTATAAAATGCTTGTAGTTATTAACTCACTACTCACAACCTTCTGAAGCAGATTCTATTACtagtctcattttacagaagagagaggtaaagtgacttgTTTGAATAAGTGGCAGAACCAAGATCTGAACCAAAGCAGTcggatttctgtgtgtttgtaagctttggggttttgtttgttttgactgcATCGGATCTTAGTTTCGGCATGCTggatctttccttgtggcccatgaactctagttgtggcacacaggctcagtaagcttgtggtgtacaggctttagttgccctgaggcatatgggatcttagttcccactagggatcgaactcctatattgcaaggcagattcttaaccactggaccaccagggaaatccctggctAGGTGAGGTTGTGGGGAActgtctttgtttttgcttttttttggagTGGTCATCTAGATTACTTTATTTACTATCGCCATTGTGCTAAATGCAGTAAGTGTGCACCTGAAAGGTTTAAAGCTttgccaaaagagaaaaaaaggaccAGATTCTCCTTGGTGTGGAATACCTTACCCTTTAGTCCTCTGGGGTTCTCCCTCCTTTCACCTTTAAAGTGAAGGATTGGGTATGGGACTCTTCCCTTATGGTGGTGAATCAGAACTCTGGCCATCGCTCTTTGATAATCCCGCCAGCACTGTTCCTGTGATGACTCAGAGATATGTACAGTGATGGTACCAAGATTCTGAGACAGGTAAGCATCCTTAACACAAGGAACTACATCAAAGAGAGAGCCCATGGGATTCAGCTGCCTGCTTTCAGATTTTACGCAGTCGTTGATCAAAAACACATGATGAGGGTAACgttatcttttcatctttgcttttaaaCTGAGTtcttattgtagtggtttttgtcatacattt of the Cervus canadensis isolate Bull #8, Minnesota chromosome 18, ASM1932006v1, whole genome shotgun sequence genome contains:
- the SELENOV gene encoding selenoprotein V, whose amino-acid sequence is MNNQPRTPAPTPVRASTPVRGSTLRKTSIQVRTPTPGPNSGPTRITTLVRTPALIRTLTPIRTPTPARTPTPVPPSTPVRTQTPIPPSTPARTPTPARTPTPVPPSTPLRPPTPVRPPTPVRLPTPVRPPTPIGTPTLIRFPTPVQIPTPDPIPTLIPSRVLISALESLPDSTLPSGPPLELEPTLTVSPAKNLEPTPRVKQVSSATNGFPPIQEPLPALTPLATDLRSPSRGSPLRTDPSATKLIAASSGHVPGTPILGAIQAILPVPALASISGSLKAENKIMIRVVYCGLUSYSLRYILLRKSLEQQFPNSLIFEEEISAQATGEFEVFVDGKLVHSKKNGDGFVDEAKLQTIVNLLNEEFKKRVAGN